From Saimiri boliviensis isolate mSaiBol1 chromosome 9, mSaiBol1.pri, whole genome shotgun sequence, a single genomic window includes:
- the ASXL1 gene encoding polycomb group protein ASXL1 isoform X2: MTPKQILQVIEAEGLKEMSGTSPLACLNAMLHSNSRGGEGLFYKLPGRISLFTLKKDALQWSRTPAAVEGEEPEDTADVESCGSNEASTVSGENDVSLDETSSNASCSTESQSRPLSNPRDSYRASSQANKQKKKTGVMLPRVVLTPLKVNGAHVESASGFSGRHADGESGSPSSSSSGSLALGSAAIRGQAEVAQDPAPLLRGFRKPATGQMKRNRGEEIDFETPGSILVNTNLRALINSRTFHALPSHFQQQLLFLLPEVDRQVGTDGLLRLSSSALNNEFFTHAAQSWRERLADGEFTHEMQVRIRQEMEKEKKVEQWKEKFFEDYYGQKLGLTKEESLQQNVGQEEAEIKSGLCVPGESVRTQRGPAARQRDGHFKKRSRPDLRTRARRNLYKKQEPEQAGVAKDAKSVASDVPLYKDGEAKTDPAGLSSPHLPGASSVAPDPEGPEFPVESVASRIQTEPDNLAYASASPDRIPPLPQETVDQEPKDQKRKSFEQTASASFPEKKPRLEDRQSFRNTIESVHTEKPQPTKEEPKVPPIRIQLSRIKPPWVVKGQPTYQICPRIVPITESSCRGWTGARTLADIKARALQVRGARGHHCHREAATTAIGGGGGPGGGGGGATDEGGGRGGGSGDGGEACGHPEPRGGPSTPGKRTSDLQRTQLLPPYPLNGEHTQAGTAMSRARREDLASLRKEDSCLLQRVPVVFTNGPEDASQLPIAPTGDQPCQALPPLSSQTSVAERLMEQPKLHLAVRTECESGTTCWESEEEERGPTVPAENGPIPSLVGGDTLEKGTGHALDSHPTMKDPVNVTPSSTPESPLTDCLQNRPVDDKLGLGDSCPPMRESDTRQENLKTKALVSSSSLHWIPIPSNDEVVTQPEPESRERVPSVESQVGEEWEKGAPTLPALPGDLTAEVGLDPADSLTSLWTVPSRGGNDSIGSDCQQGDVEKLKINGDSGALSPHSESTDTASDFEGHLTEDSSEADTCEAAVTKGSSVDKDEKPSWNRSASVSKVNGDLNLVTRTDGMVTPQSWVSQVCAVPQKTPDSLLLANTEYHPRAMCLSRPGSSVEATSPLVMQLLQGNLPLEKVLPPGHDDSMPQSPQVPLTKVQSHGSLSMGSLHDLGENSGMVGRSSPSCLRALKEPLLPDSCETGSDLARIEVTQALGAPQKISKTVPSFDSLHLVTHPITSSRKLEEMDSKEQFSSFSCEDQKEVCAVSRDSSSNAAPGKSSGDLTTSRTPCFSSPNVISFGPEQTGRALGDQGNVTGQGKKLFGSGNVATTLQRPRPTDPMPLPAEIPPVFPSEKSGPSTNSMSGGVQTSREGWAPKPQSACVGSIKNEKTFVGGPLKANAENRKATGHSPLELVGHLQGMPFVMDLPFWKLPREPGKGLSEPLEPSSLPSQLSIKQAFYGKLSKLQLSSTSFNYSSSSPTFPKGLAGSVVQLSHKANFGASHSASLSLQMFTDSSTVESISLQCACSLKAMIMCQGCGAFCHDDCIGPSKLCVLCLVVR; this comes from the exons AAGGATGCCCTGCAGTGGTCTCGCACTCCCGCAGCAGTGGAGGGGGAGGAGCCAGAGGATACAGCTGATGTGGAGAGCTGTGGCTCTAATGAAGCCAGCACTGTGAGTGGTGAAAACGATG TATCTCTTGATGAAACATCTTCGAATGCATCTTGTTCTACGGAATCTCAGAGTAGACCTCTTTCCAATCCCAGGGACAGCTACAGAGCTTCCTCACAG GcgaacaaacaaaagaaaaagactgggGTGATGCTGCCTCGAGTTGTCCTGACTCCTCTGAAGGTAAACGGGGCCCACGTGGAATCTGCGTCAG GGTTCTCGGGCCGCCACGCCGATGGCGAGAGCGGCAGCCCatccagcagcagcagcggctCTCTGGCCCTGGGCAGCGCTGCTATTCGTGGCCAGGCCGAGGTCGCCCAGGACCCTGCCCCGCTCCTGAGAGGCTTCCGGAAGCCAGCCACAG GTCAAATGAAGCGCAACAGAGGGGAAGAAATAGATTTTGAGACACCTGGGTCCATTCTTGTCAACACCAACCTCCGTGCCCTGATCAACTCTCGGACCTTCCATGCCTTACCATCACACTTCCAGCAGCAGCTCCTGTTCCTCCTGCCTGAAGTAGACAGACAG GTGGGGACAGATGGCCTGTTGCGTCTCAGCAGCAGTGCACTAAATAACGAATTTTTTACCCATGCGGCCCAGAGCTGGCGGGAGCGCCTGGCTGATG GTGAATTTACTCATGAGATGCAAGTCAGGATACGACAGgaaatggagaaggaaaagaaggtggAACAATGGAAAGAAAAGTTCTTTGAAGACTACTATGGACAGAA GCTGGGTTTGACCAAAGAAGAGTCATTGCAGCAGAATGTGGGCCAGGAGGAGGCTGAAATCAAAAGTGGCTTGTGTGTCCCGGGAGAATCAGTGCGTACACAGCGTGGTCCAGCCGCCCGACAGCGAGATGGGCATTTTAAGAAACGCTCTCGGCCAGATCTCCGAACCAGAGCCAGAAGGAATCTGTACAAAAAACAGGAGCCAGAACAAGCAGGGGTTGCTAAGGATGCAAAATCTGTGGCCTCAGATGTTCCCCTCTACAAGGATGGGGAGGCTAAGACTGACCCAGCAGGGCTAAGCAGTCCCCATCTGCCAGGCGCATCCTCTGTAGCACCTGACCCAGAGGGTCCCGAATTCCCAGTTGAGTCTGTGGCTTCCCGGATCCAGACTGAGCCAGACAACCTGGCATATGCCTCTGCCTCTCCAGACAGAATTCCTCCCCTGCCTCAAGAGACTGTGGATCAGGAGCCCAAGGATCAGAAGAGGAAATCCTTTGAGCAGACGGCCTCTGCATCCTTTCCCGAAAAGAAGCCGCGGCTTGAAGATCGTCAGTCCTTTCGTAACACAATTGAAAGTGTTCACACCGAAAAGCCGCAGCCCACTAAAGAGGAGCCCAAAGTCCCGCCCATCCGG ATTCAACTTTCACGTATCAAACCACCCTGGGTGGTTAAAGGTCAGCCCACTTACCAGATATGCCCCCGGATCGTCCCCATCACGGAGTCCTCCTGCCGGGGCTGGACCGGCGCCAGGACCCTCGCAGACATTAAAGCCCGTGCTTTGCAGGTCCGAGGGGCGAGAGGTCACCACTGCCATAGAGAGGCGGCCACCACTGCCATCGGAGGGGGGGGTGGCCCGGGTGGAGGTGGCGGCGGGGCCACCGATGAGGGAGGCGGTAGAGGCGGcggcagtggtgatggtggtgaggcCTGTGGCCACCCTGAGCCCAGGGGAGGCCCGAGCACCCCTGGAAAGCGTACGTCAGATCTACAGCGAACACAACTACTGCCGCCTTATCCTCTAAACGGGGAGCATACCCAGGCTGGAACTGCCATGTCCAGAGCTAGGAGAGAGGACCTGGCTTCTCTGAGAAAGGAGGACAGCTGCCTGCTACAGAGGGTTCCAGTTGTATTCACAAATGGGCCAGAAGATGCCTCCCAACTCCCCATTGCTCCCACTGGGGACCAGCCATGCCAGGCCTTGCCCCCACTGTCCTCGCAAACCTCAGTAGCTGAGAGATTAATGGAGCAACCTAAGTTGCACCTGGCTGTTAGAACTGAGTGTGAGTCTGGCACCACTTGCTGGGAAAGTGAGGAGGAGGAGCGGGGACCCACTGTTCCCGCAGAGAATGGTCCTATTCCATCTCTAGTGGGAGGTGATACCTTAGAAAAAGGAACTGGCCATGCTCTTGACAGTCATCCCACTATGAAGGACCCTGTAAATGTGACCCCCAGTTCCACACCTGAGTCCCCATTGACTGATTGCCTGCAGAACAGACCAGTTGATGACAAATTAgggcttggtgactcatgccCTCCTATGAGGGAAAGTGATACTAGGCAAGAAAACTTGAAAACCAAGGCTCTCGTTTCTAGCAGTTCCTTGCATTGGATACCTATCCCATCGAATGATGAGGTAGTGACACAGCCTGAACCAGAGTCTAGAGAACGTGTACCATCTGTTGAGTCCCAGGTTGGAGAAGAGTGGGAGAAAGGTGCTCCCACCCTTCCTGCATTGCCTGGGGATTTGACAGCCGAGGTGGGTCTAGATCCTGCTGATAGCCTTACTTCACTCTGGACTGTGCCGTCTCGAGGAGGCAATGACAGCATTGGCAGTGACTGTCAACAAGGGGACGTTGAAAAGCTGAAAATCAACGGAGACTCTGGAGCACTGAGTCCTCACAGTGAGTCCACAGATACAGCCTCTGACTTTGAAGGTCACCTCACTGAGGACAGCAGTGAGGCTGACACTTGTGAAGCTGCAGTGACAAAGGGATCTTCGGTGGACAAGGATGAGAAACCCAGTTGGAACCGATCTGCTTCAGTGTCCAAGGTGAATGGTGACCTGAATCTGGTTACAAGGACAGATGGGATGGTTACTCCTCAGAGCTGGGTGTCTCAAGTATGTGCGgtcccccaaaagaccccagatTCCCTACTGCTGGCCAATACGGAGTACCACCCAAGAGCCATGTGCCTGTCCAGGCCTGGGTCCTCAGTGGAGGCCACTAGCCCTCTTGTGATGCAGTTGCTTCAGGGTAACTTGCCCCTAGAGAAGGTTCTTCCACCAGGCCATGATGACAGCATGCCACAATCCCCACAAGTACCGCTTACAAAAGTGCAGAGCCATGGCTCCCTGAGCATGGGATCTTTACATGATCTTGGAGAAAACAGTGGCATGGTTGGTAGAAGCAGCCCCAGTTGTTTAAGGGCTTTGAAGGAGCCTCTTCTACCAGATAGCTGTGAAACAGGCAGTGATCTTGCCAGGATAGAGGTCACCCAGGCTCTTGGAGCACCCCAGAAGATTTCCAAGACAGTCCCAAGTTTTGACTCCCTCCATCTGGTGACACACCCGATTACTTCCTCTAGgaaactggaagaaatggattCTAAAGAGCAGTTCTCTTCCTTTAGTTGTGAAGATCAGAAGGAGGTCTGTGCCGTGTCACGGGACAGTAGTTCAAATGCTGCTCCAGGCAAGAGCTCAGGAGATCTTACTACCTCGAGAACTCCTTGTTTCTCATCTCCAAATGTGATCTCCTTTGGTCCAGAGCAGACAGGTCGGGCCCTGGGTGATCAGGGCAATGTTACAGGGCAAGGGAAAAAGCTTTTTGGCTCTGGGAATGTGGCTACAACTCTTCAGCGCCCCAGGCCTACAGACCCAATGCCTCTGCCTGCTGAGATCCCTCCAGTTTTTCCCAGTGAGAAGTCAGGACCAAGCACAAACTCCATGTCTGGTGGGGTACAGACTTCCAGGGAAGGCTGGGCTCCAAAGCCGCAATCTGCCTGTGTTGGCAGCATCAAGAATGAGAAGACTTTTGTCGGGGGTCCTCTTAAGGCAAATGCTGAGAACCGAAAAGCTACTGGGCATAGTCCTCTGGAACTGGTGGGTCACTTGCAAGGGATGCCCTTTGTCATGGACTTGCCCTTCTGGAAATTACCCCGAGAGCCAGGGAAGGGGCTCAGTGAGCCTCTGGAgccttcttctctcccctcccaacTCAGCATCAAGCAGGCATTTTATGGGAAGCTTTCTAAACTCCAACTGAGTTCCACCAGCTTTAATTATTCCTCTAGCTCTCCCACCTTTCCCAAAGGCCTTGCTGGAAGTGTGGTGCAGCTGAGCCACAAAGCAAACTTTGGTGCGAGCCACAGTGCATCACTTTCCTTGCAAATGTTCACTGACAGCAGCACGGTGGAAAGCATCTCGCTCCAGTGTGCGTGCAGCCTGAAAGCCATGATCATGTGCCAAGGCTGTGGTGCGTTCTGTCATGATGACTGTATTGGACCCTCAAAGCTCTGTGTATTGTGCCTTGTGGTGAGATAA
- the ASXL1 gene encoding polycomb group protein ASXL1 isoform X3: MLLSSLLLDHFAYRSGTSPLACLNAMLHSNSRGGEGLFYKLPGRISLFTLKKDALQWSRTPAAVEGEEPEDTADVESCGSNEASTVSGENDVSLDETSSNASCSTESQSRPLSNPRDSYRASSQANKQKKKTGVMLPRVVLTPLKVNGAHVESASGFSGRHADGESGSPSSSSSGSLALGSAAIRGQAEVAQDPAPLLRGFRKPATGQMKRNRGEEIDFETPGSILVNTNLRALINSRTFHALPSHFQQQLLFLLPEVDRQVGTDGLLRLSSSALNNEFFTHAAQSWRERLADGEFTHEMQVRIRQEMEKEKKVEQWKEKFFEDYYGQKLGLTKEESLQQNVGQEEAEIKSGLCVPGESVRTQRGPAARQRDGHFKKRSRPDLRTRARRNLYKKQEPEQAGVAKDAKSVASDVPLYKDGEAKTDPAGLSSPHLPGASSVAPDPEGPEFPVESVASRIQTEPDNLAYASASPDRIPPLPQETVDQEPKDQKRKSFEQTASASFPEKKPRLEDRQSFRNTIESVHTEKPQPTKEEPKVPPIRIQLSRIKPPWVVKGQPTYQICPRIVPITESSCRGWTGARTLADIKARALQVRGARGHHCHREAATTAIGGGGGPGGGGGGATDEGGGRGGGSGDGGEACGHPEPRGGPSTPGKRTSDLQRTQLLPPYPLNGEHTQAGTAMSRARREDLASLRKEDSCLLQRVPVVFTNGPEDASQLPIAPTGDQPCQALPPLSSQTSVAERLMEQPKLHLAVRTECESGTTCWESEEEERGPTVPAENGPIPSLVGGDTLEKGTGHALDSHPTMKDPVNVTPSSTPESPLTDCLQNRPVDDKLGLGDSCPPMRESDTRQENLKTKALVSSSSLHWIPIPSNDEVVTQPEPESRERVPSVESQVGEEWEKGAPTLPALPGDLTAEVGLDPADSLTSLWTVPSRGGNDSIGSDCQQGDVEKLKINGDSGALSPHSESTDTASDFEGHLTEDSSEADTCEAAVTKGSSVDKDEKPSWNRSASVSKVNGDLNLVTRTDGMVTPQSWVSQVCAVPQKTPDSLLLANTEYHPRAMCLSRPGSSVEATSPLVMQLLQGNLPLEKVLPPGHDDSMPQSPQVPLTKVQSHGSLSMGSLHDLGENSGMVGRSSPSCLRALKEPLLPDSCETGSDLARIEVTQALGAPQKISKTVPSFDSLHLVTHPITSSRKLEEMDSKEQFSSFSCEDQKEVCAVSRDSSSNAAPGKSSGDLTTSRTPCFSSPNVISFGPEQTGRALGDQGNVTGQGKKLFGSGNVATTLQRPRPTDPMPLPAEIPPVFPSEKSGPSTNSMSGGVQTSREGWAPKPQSACVGSIKNEKTFVGGPLKANAENRKATGHSPLELVGHLQGMPFVMDLPFWKLPREPGKGLSEPLEPSSLPSQLSIKQAFYGKLSKLQLSSTSFNYSSSSPTFPKGLAGSVVQLSHKANFGASHSASLSLQMFTDSSTVESISLQCACSLKAMIMCQGCGAFCHDDCIGPSKLCVLCLVVR; this comes from the exons AAGGATGCCCTGCAGTGGTCTCGCACTCCCGCAGCAGTGGAGGGGGAGGAGCCAGAGGATACAGCTGATGTGGAGAGCTGTGGCTCTAATGAAGCCAGCACTGTGAGTGGTGAAAACGATG TATCTCTTGATGAAACATCTTCGAATGCATCTTGTTCTACGGAATCTCAGAGTAGACCTCTTTCCAATCCCAGGGACAGCTACAGAGCTTCCTCACAG GcgaacaaacaaaagaaaaagactgggGTGATGCTGCCTCGAGTTGTCCTGACTCCTCTGAAGGTAAACGGGGCCCACGTGGAATCTGCGTCAG GGTTCTCGGGCCGCCACGCCGATGGCGAGAGCGGCAGCCCatccagcagcagcagcggctCTCTGGCCCTGGGCAGCGCTGCTATTCGTGGCCAGGCCGAGGTCGCCCAGGACCCTGCCCCGCTCCTGAGAGGCTTCCGGAAGCCAGCCACAG GTCAAATGAAGCGCAACAGAGGGGAAGAAATAGATTTTGAGACACCTGGGTCCATTCTTGTCAACACCAACCTCCGTGCCCTGATCAACTCTCGGACCTTCCATGCCTTACCATCACACTTCCAGCAGCAGCTCCTGTTCCTCCTGCCTGAAGTAGACAGACAG GTGGGGACAGATGGCCTGTTGCGTCTCAGCAGCAGTGCACTAAATAACGAATTTTTTACCCATGCGGCCCAGAGCTGGCGGGAGCGCCTGGCTGATG GTGAATTTACTCATGAGATGCAAGTCAGGATACGACAGgaaatggagaaggaaaagaaggtggAACAATGGAAAGAAAAGTTCTTTGAAGACTACTATGGACAGAA GCTGGGTTTGACCAAAGAAGAGTCATTGCAGCAGAATGTGGGCCAGGAGGAGGCTGAAATCAAAAGTGGCTTGTGTGTCCCGGGAGAATCAGTGCGTACACAGCGTGGTCCAGCCGCCCGACAGCGAGATGGGCATTTTAAGAAACGCTCTCGGCCAGATCTCCGAACCAGAGCCAGAAGGAATCTGTACAAAAAACAGGAGCCAGAACAAGCAGGGGTTGCTAAGGATGCAAAATCTGTGGCCTCAGATGTTCCCCTCTACAAGGATGGGGAGGCTAAGACTGACCCAGCAGGGCTAAGCAGTCCCCATCTGCCAGGCGCATCCTCTGTAGCACCTGACCCAGAGGGTCCCGAATTCCCAGTTGAGTCTGTGGCTTCCCGGATCCAGACTGAGCCAGACAACCTGGCATATGCCTCTGCCTCTCCAGACAGAATTCCTCCCCTGCCTCAAGAGACTGTGGATCAGGAGCCCAAGGATCAGAAGAGGAAATCCTTTGAGCAGACGGCCTCTGCATCCTTTCCCGAAAAGAAGCCGCGGCTTGAAGATCGTCAGTCCTTTCGTAACACAATTGAAAGTGTTCACACCGAAAAGCCGCAGCCCACTAAAGAGGAGCCCAAAGTCCCGCCCATCCGG ATTCAACTTTCACGTATCAAACCACCCTGGGTGGTTAAAGGTCAGCCCACTTACCAGATATGCCCCCGGATCGTCCCCATCACGGAGTCCTCCTGCCGGGGCTGGACCGGCGCCAGGACCCTCGCAGACATTAAAGCCCGTGCTTTGCAGGTCCGAGGGGCGAGAGGTCACCACTGCCATAGAGAGGCGGCCACCACTGCCATCGGAGGGGGGGGTGGCCCGGGTGGAGGTGGCGGCGGGGCCACCGATGAGGGAGGCGGTAGAGGCGGcggcagtggtgatggtggtgaggcCTGTGGCCACCCTGAGCCCAGGGGAGGCCCGAGCACCCCTGGAAAGCGTACGTCAGATCTACAGCGAACACAACTACTGCCGCCTTATCCTCTAAACGGGGAGCATACCCAGGCTGGAACTGCCATGTCCAGAGCTAGGAGAGAGGACCTGGCTTCTCTGAGAAAGGAGGACAGCTGCCTGCTACAGAGGGTTCCAGTTGTATTCACAAATGGGCCAGAAGATGCCTCCCAACTCCCCATTGCTCCCACTGGGGACCAGCCATGCCAGGCCTTGCCCCCACTGTCCTCGCAAACCTCAGTAGCTGAGAGATTAATGGAGCAACCTAAGTTGCACCTGGCTGTTAGAACTGAGTGTGAGTCTGGCACCACTTGCTGGGAAAGTGAGGAGGAGGAGCGGGGACCCACTGTTCCCGCAGAGAATGGTCCTATTCCATCTCTAGTGGGAGGTGATACCTTAGAAAAAGGAACTGGCCATGCTCTTGACAGTCATCCCACTATGAAGGACCCTGTAAATGTGACCCCCAGTTCCACACCTGAGTCCCCATTGACTGATTGCCTGCAGAACAGACCAGTTGATGACAAATTAgggcttggtgactcatgccCTCCTATGAGGGAAAGTGATACTAGGCAAGAAAACTTGAAAACCAAGGCTCTCGTTTCTAGCAGTTCCTTGCATTGGATACCTATCCCATCGAATGATGAGGTAGTGACACAGCCTGAACCAGAGTCTAGAGAACGTGTACCATCTGTTGAGTCCCAGGTTGGAGAAGAGTGGGAGAAAGGTGCTCCCACCCTTCCTGCATTGCCTGGGGATTTGACAGCCGAGGTGGGTCTAGATCCTGCTGATAGCCTTACTTCACTCTGGACTGTGCCGTCTCGAGGAGGCAATGACAGCATTGGCAGTGACTGTCAACAAGGGGACGTTGAAAAGCTGAAAATCAACGGAGACTCTGGAGCACTGAGTCCTCACAGTGAGTCCACAGATACAGCCTCTGACTTTGAAGGTCACCTCACTGAGGACAGCAGTGAGGCTGACACTTGTGAAGCTGCAGTGACAAAGGGATCTTCGGTGGACAAGGATGAGAAACCCAGTTGGAACCGATCTGCTTCAGTGTCCAAGGTGAATGGTGACCTGAATCTGGTTACAAGGACAGATGGGATGGTTACTCCTCAGAGCTGGGTGTCTCAAGTATGTGCGgtcccccaaaagaccccagatTCCCTACTGCTGGCCAATACGGAGTACCACCCAAGAGCCATGTGCCTGTCCAGGCCTGGGTCCTCAGTGGAGGCCACTAGCCCTCTTGTGATGCAGTTGCTTCAGGGTAACTTGCCCCTAGAGAAGGTTCTTCCACCAGGCCATGATGACAGCATGCCACAATCCCCACAAGTACCGCTTACAAAAGTGCAGAGCCATGGCTCCCTGAGCATGGGATCTTTACATGATCTTGGAGAAAACAGTGGCATGGTTGGTAGAAGCAGCCCCAGTTGTTTAAGGGCTTTGAAGGAGCCTCTTCTACCAGATAGCTGTGAAACAGGCAGTGATCTTGCCAGGATAGAGGTCACCCAGGCTCTTGGAGCACCCCAGAAGATTTCCAAGACAGTCCCAAGTTTTGACTCCCTCCATCTGGTGACACACCCGATTACTTCCTCTAGgaaactggaagaaatggattCTAAAGAGCAGTTCTCTTCCTTTAGTTGTGAAGATCAGAAGGAGGTCTGTGCCGTGTCACGGGACAGTAGTTCAAATGCTGCTCCAGGCAAGAGCTCAGGAGATCTTACTACCTCGAGAACTCCTTGTTTCTCATCTCCAAATGTGATCTCCTTTGGTCCAGAGCAGACAGGTCGGGCCCTGGGTGATCAGGGCAATGTTACAGGGCAAGGGAAAAAGCTTTTTGGCTCTGGGAATGTGGCTACAACTCTTCAGCGCCCCAGGCCTACAGACCCAATGCCTCTGCCTGCTGAGATCCCTCCAGTTTTTCCCAGTGAGAAGTCAGGACCAAGCACAAACTCCATGTCTGGTGGGGTACAGACTTCCAGGGAAGGCTGGGCTCCAAAGCCGCAATCTGCCTGTGTTGGCAGCATCAAGAATGAGAAGACTTTTGTCGGGGGTCCTCTTAAGGCAAATGCTGAGAACCGAAAAGCTACTGGGCATAGTCCTCTGGAACTGGTGGGTCACTTGCAAGGGATGCCCTTTGTCATGGACTTGCCCTTCTGGAAATTACCCCGAGAGCCAGGGAAGGGGCTCAGTGAGCCTCTGGAgccttcttctctcccctcccaacTCAGCATCAAGCAGGCATTTTATGGGAAGCTTTCTAAACTCCAACTGAGTTCCACCAGCTTTAATTATTCCTCTAGCTCTCCCACCTTTCCCAAAGGCCTTGCTGGAAGTGTGGTGCAGCTGAGCCACAAAGCAAACTTTGGTGCGAGCCACAGTGCATCACTTTCCTTGCAAATGTTCACTGACAGCAGCACGGTGGAAAGCATCTCGCTCCAGTGTGCGTGCAGCCTGAAAGCCATGATCATGTGCCAAGGCTGTGGTGCGTTCTGTCATGATGACTGTATTGGACCCTCAAAGCTCTGTGTATTGTGCCTTGTGGTGAGATAA